The Streptomyces camelliae genome window below encodes:
- the mshB gene encoding N-acetyl-1-D-myo-inositol-2-amino-2-deoxy-alpha-D-glucopyranoside deacetylase, with product MTDMPAKRLLLVHAHPDDESINNGATMARYAAEGAHVTLVTCTLGERGEVIPPELRHLTGAALGMHRRGELADAVRALGVSDARLLGGAGRYGDSGMMGIADNEDPGCFWQADVDEAAGQLADVILEVRPQVLVTYDDHGGYGHPDHIQAHRVAMRAVELAEERGHRIAKVYWNRVPRSVAEAAFERLQDELPALPFDKSASVADVPGVVADERVTTSVDGTAYAAAKADAMRAHVTQIAVAEPYFALSNDLAQPLFTTEYYELVRGAGEAGETDLFAGVEEAVA from the coding sequence ATGACGGATATGCCCGCCAAGCGTCTGCTCCTCGTGCACGCGCACCCGGACGACGAGTCGATCAACAACGGCGCGACCATGGCCCGGTACGCGGCCGAGGGTGCCCATGTGACGCTGGTCACGTGCACGCTCGGGGAGCGCGGTGAGGTCATTCCGCCCGAGCTGCGGCATCTGACGGGTGCCGCGCTGGGTATGCACCGGCGCGGTGAGCTGGCCGATGCCGTGCGCGCGCTCGGCGTCAGCGACGCCCGGCTGCTCGGCGGCGCGGGCCGCTACGGCGACTCCGGGATGATGGGCATTGCGGACAACGAGGACCCCGGCTGCTTCTGGCAGGCCGACGTCGACGAGGCCGCCGGGCAGCTCGCCGATGTGATCCTGGAGGTCCGCCCCCAGGTCCTCGTGACGTACGACGACCACGGCGGCTACGGCCACCCGGACCACATCCAGGCCCACCGCGTCGCCATGCGCGCCGTCGAGCTGGCGGAGGAGCGCGGTCACCGCATCGCCAAGGTCTACTGGAACCGCGTCCCACGCTCCGTCGCCGAGGCCGCCTTCGAGCGCCTCCAGGACGAGCTGCCCGCGCTGCCGTTCGACAAGAGCGCCTCCGTGGCCGACGTACCGGGTGTCGTGGCCGACGAGCGGGTCACCACCAGCGTCGACGGCACCGCGTACGCCGCCGCCAAGGCCGACGCGATGCGCGCCCACGTCACCCAGATCGCCGTGGCCGAACCGTACTTCGCGCTCTCCAACGACCTGGCCCAGCCGCTGTTCACCACCGAGTACTACGAGCTGGTGCGCGGTGCGGGCGAGGCGGGGGAGACCGACCTGTTCGCGGGCGTCGAGGAGGCGGTGGCGTGA
- a CDS encoding response regulator transcription factor has product MTSPIKVLLAEDQSMVREALAALLGLEDDIEVVAQVARGDQVLAAVGAHGVDVALLDIEMPGCTGIEAAAQVHREFPQVKLVVLTTFGRPGYLRSAMEAGADAFLVKDAPAAQLAEAIRKVLSGERVIDPTLAAAALAEGANPLTEREREVLRAAADGATNAELAKALHLSQGTVRNYLSTAIQKLAVRNRAEAVRTAREKGWL; this is encoded by the coding sequence ATGACGAGCCCGATCAAGGTCCTGCTGGCCGAGGACCAGTCCATGGTCCGTGAGGCGCTGGCCGCGCTGCTCGGTCTGGAGGACGACATCGAGGTCGTCGCCCAGGTCGCGCGCGGGGACCAGGTGCTGGCCGCCGTCGGCGCGCACGGCGTGGACGTGGCTCTGCTCGACATCGAGATGCCCGGCTGCACCGGCATCGAGGCGGCCGCCCAGGTGCACCGGGAGTTTCCGCAGGTCAAGCTGGTTGTCCTGACCACCTTCGGCCGCCCCGGCTATCTGCGCAGCGCCATGGAGGCGGGCGCGGACGCCTTCCTCGTCAAGGACGCCCCGGCCGCCCAGCTCGCCGAGGCGATCCGCAAGGTGCTCTCCGGCGAGCGGGTCATCGACCCCACCCTCGCCGCCGCCGCGCTCGCCGAGGGCGCCAACCCGCTCACCGAACGCGAACGCGAGGTGCTCCGCGCGGCGGCCGACGGCGCGACCAACGCCGAACTGGCCAAGGCCCTCCACCTCTCCCAGGGCACGGTCCGCAACTACCTCTCCACGGCCATCCAGAAGCTGGCGGTGCGCAACCGGGCGGAGGCGGTGCGGACGGCGCGGGAGAAGGGGTGGCTCTGA
- a CDS encoding ATP-binding protein, with product MSLPLTRRIARAALIVAAGAAAGVGAAGSAGAATNLPEVAPNLGGLSALDATHAANTADGAAKSVTSLAGNAGGHVVGTAVPAAGQTGGGAVKKTAPVAQNAAGGVAQTAGNVVGDAASGTAKGGVLPTSNLPVQGLPLGG from the coding sequence ATGTCCCTCCCTCTGACCCGCCGGATCGCTCGTGCCGCGCTGATCGTCGCAGCGGGAGCGGCAGCCGGGGTCGGTGCGGCCGGCTCCGCCGGTGCGGCCACGAACCTGCCGGAGGTGGCCCCGAACCTGGGCGGCCTGAGCGCCCTGGACGCCACGCACGCCGCCAACACCGCCGACGGCGCCGCGAAGAGCGTCACCTCGCTCGCGGGCAACGCGGGCGGCCACGTGGTCGGGACGGCGGTGCCGGCCGCGGGCCAGACCGGCGGCGGTGCCGTGAAGAAGACGGCGCCGGTGGCGCAGAACGCCGCGGGCGGCGTCGCCCAGACCGCCGGCAACGTCGTCGGGGACGCCGCGTCCGGCACGGCGAAGGGCGGCGTCCTGCCGACGTCGAACCTGCCGGTCCAGGGGCTGCCGCTGGGCGGCTGA
- the fdxA gene encoding ferredoxin: protein MTYVIAQPCVDVKDKACIEECPVDCIYEGSRSLYIHPDECVDCGACEPVCPVEAIFYEDDVPEEWKDYYKANVEFFDELGSPGGASKLGLIERDHPFVAALPPQAEGE, encoded by the coding sequence GTGACCTACGTCATCGCGCAGCCTTGTGTCGACGTGAAGGACAAGGCGTGCATCGAGGAGTGCCCGGTCGACTGCATTTACGAGGGCTCCAGGTCCTTGTACATCCACCCGGACGAATGCGTCGACTGTGGTGCCTGTGAGCCGGTCTGCCCGGTCGAGGCGATCTTCTACGAGGACGACGTCCCGGAGGAGTGGAAGGACTACTACAAGGCGAACGTCGAGTTCTTCGACGAGCTGGGTTCGCCCGGCGGTGCCAGCAAGCTGGGGCTGATCGAGCGTGACCACCCGTTCGTCGCCGCGCTGCCGCCGCAGGCGGAGGGCGAGTAA
- a CDS encoding sensor histidine kinase: MTEDRTADTWQDTAMGRPPRNRRELRVKLVWIGVWLVFLSSPVGDLASGRHTTGATVAGALGLTAFVAAYLSLVFRRMGKPFSPRLTVSLLAVLGVLAPVLAYSLGRDWLGLFVYVSVACGATLPVRATYWAIPATGGVMYLVGLHSDEKEARGLLLLVVLIGFAMTGVGQLVRTTIELRKARATVAHLAANEERLRLARDLHDLLGHSLSLITLKSELAGRMLPDHPDKAAQQVADIEQVSRQALVDVREAVTGYRRPRLAAELAGTEVALTAAGITPDVPADPDLNGVPEESESALAWALREAVTNVVRHSGADRCLVRLTHRQTLDGPVLELTVEDDGSGGVGSVPGNGLTGLTERLEKAGGSLEASWIKHGFRLVARVPTAPAGDVGSGA; the protein is encoded by the coding sequence ATGACGGAAGACCGGACGGCCGACACCTGGCAGGACACGGCCATGGGCCGGCCGCCCCGCAACCGGCGCGAGCTGAGGGTCAAACTGGTCTGGATCGGCGTCTGGCTGGTCTTCCTCAGCTCGCCGGTCGGCGACCTCGCGAGCGGCCGGCACACCACGGGCGCCACCGTCGCCGGCGCCCTCGGCCTGACGGCGTTCGTCGCCGCCTACCTCTCGCTGGTCTTCCGCCGCATGGGCAAGCCGTTCTCGCCGCGCCTGACCGTCTCGCTGCTCGCGGTCCTCGGCGTGCTCGCTCCCGTGCTGGCCTACAGCCTGGGCAGGGACTGGCTCGGCCTGTTCGTCTACGTCTCGGTGGCCTGCGGGGCGACCCTGCCCGTCCGGGCGACCTACTGGGCGATCCCGGCGACCGGCGGGGTCATGTATCTCGTGGGACTGCACTCCGACGAGAAGGAGGCCCGCGGACTGCTGCTCCTGGTGGTCCTCATCGGGTTCGCGATGACGGGCGTGGGCCAACTCGTCCGTACGACCATCGAGTTGCGCAAGGCGCGGGCCACCGTCGCCCATCTCGCCGCCAACGAGGAGCGGCTGCGCCTCGCCCGCGATCTGCACGATCTGCTCGGCCACTCCCTCTCCCTGATCACGCTGAAGAGCGAGCTGGCCGGCCGGATGCTGCCCGACCACCCCGACAAGGCGGCCCAGCAGGTCGCCGACATCGAGCAGGTCAGCCGGCAGGCGCTGGTCGACGTACGGGAGGCGGTCACCGGCTACCGGCGGCCGAGGCTCGCCGCCGAACTCGCCGGTACCGAGGTCGCCCTGACCGCCGCCGGCATCACCCCCGACGTGCCCGCCGATCCCGACCTCAACGGTGTCCCGGAGGAGTCCGAGTCCGCGCTCGCCTGGGCGCTGCGCGAGGCGGTCACCAACGTGGTCCGGCACAGCGGCGCCGACCGGTGCCTCGTCCGGCTCACCCACCGCCAGACCCTGGACGGCCCGGTCCTCGAACTCACCGTCGAGGACGACGGATCCGGCGGTGTCGGCAGCGTCCCGGGCAACGGTCTGACCGGCCTGACGGAGCGGCTGGAGAAGGCCGGCGGCAGCCTGGAGGCGAGCTGGATCAAGCACGGATTCCGCCTGGTCGCCCGCGTCCCCACGGCCCCCGCGGGGGACGTAGGATCCGGGGCATGA
- a CDS encoding ABC transporter ATP-binding protein → MTTTAAPATTTPVVGFDQVTKTYGSVRAVDGLSLKLYPGETVALLGPNGAGKSTTLDLLLGLKNADSGTVNLFGTSPREAIVAGRVGAMLQSGGLMDEVTVAEMVKLACSLHPKPYKAADVMARAGITQIADRKVNKLSGGQAQRVRFALATAGDSDLIILDEPTTGMDVSARQAFWATMREQADQGRTVLFATHYLEEADAIADRVLVLHRGRLLADGTAAEIKAKAGARRIAFDLEGEIDHTALRALPFLTSIDVSGQTVRIQSSDADATVHALYGLGVYPRNLEVAGLGLEQAFVAITEAEEAKKS, encoded by the coding sequence ATGACAACGACTGCGGCACCGGCCACCACCACCCCGGTGGTCGGCTTCGACCAGGTGACCAAGACATACGGCAGTGTGCGGGCGGTGGACGGGCTCTCGCTGAAGCTGTACCCGGGCGAGACCGTCGCCCTCCTCGGCCCGAACGGGGCCGGCAAGTCCACCACCCTCGACCTGCTCCTCGGTCTGAAGAACGCCGACAGCGGCACCGTGAACCTGTTCGGGACCAGTCCCCGCGAGGCCATCGTCGCCGGGCGTGTCGGTGCCATGTTGCAGAGCGGCGGCCTGATGGACGAGGTCACCGTCGCCGAGATGGTGAAGCTGGCCTGCTCGCTGCACCCGAAGCCGTACAAGGCCGCCGACGTGATGGCCCGCGCCGGCATCACGCAGATCGCCGACCGCAAGGTCAACAAGCTCTCCGGCGGCCAGGCCCAGCGCGTCCGGTTCGCCCTCGCCACCGCGGGCGACAGCGACCTGATCATCCTGGACGAGCCGACCACCGGCATGGACGTCTCCGCCCGCCAGGCCTTCTGGGCCACCATGCGCGAACAGGCCGACCAGGGCCGTACCGTCCTGTTCGCCACCCACTACCTCGAAGAGGCCGACGCCATCGCCGACCGGGTCCTCGTGCTGCACCGCGGCCGGCTCCTCGCCGACGGCACCGCCGCCGAGATCAAGGCCAAGGCGGGCGCCCGCCGGATCGCCTTCGACCTGGAGGGCGAGATCGACCACACCGCCCTGCGCGCGCTGCCCTTCCTGACCTCGATCGACGTGTCCGGGCAGACCGTCCGCATCCAGTCGTCCGACGCCGACGCCACCGTCCACGCCCTGTACGGCCTCGGTGTCTACCCCCGCAACCTCGAAGTCGCCGGCCTCGGTCTGGAGCAGGCCTTCGTCGCCATCACGGAGGCCGAGGAGGCCAAGAAGTCATGA
- a CDS encoding ABC transporter permease: MNALIKLELARAFRNKKFLFFSVLYPAILFLIFSSSSGSNQKVDGTGQTVATYLMVSMASFGALTAVLMGNSERIAKERESGWVRQLRLTPLPGRGYVLAKTASAAVVSLPSIVVVFAAAAVIKHVRLDAWQWLALTGVIWAGSLVFAALGVAIGYVASGDAVRPITMIIYFGLSILGGLWMPSTTFPKILQDIAKWLPTHAYAALGRAIEQSQAPHATDIAILAVYFVLFAGGAAWLYRKDTLKA; the protein is encoded by the coding sequence ATGAACGCCCTGATCAAGCTCGAACTGGCCCGCGCCTTCCGCAACAAGAAGTTCCTGTTCTTCTCGGTGCTCTACCCGGCGATCCTCTTCCTGATCTTCTCCAGCAGCTCCGGCTCGAACCAGAAGGTCGACGGCACCGGCCAGACCGTCGCCACCTACCTGATGGTCTCCATGGCCTCCTTCGGCGCCCTGACCGCCGTGCTGATGGGCAACAGCGAGCGCATCGCCAAGGAGCGCGAGAGCGGCTGGGTACGGCAGCTGCGGCTGACCCCCCTGCCCGGGCGCGGCTACGTCCTTGCCAAGACCGCGAGCGCCGCCGTGGTGAGCCTGCCGTCCATCGTCGTGGTCTTCGCGGCCGCCGCCGTGATCAAGCACGTACGCCTGGACGCCTGGCAGTGGCTCGCGCTCACCGGTGTCATCTGGGCCGGCAGCCTGGTCTTCGCCGCGCTCGGCGTCGCCATCGGCTACGTCGCTTCCGGGGACGCGGTCCGCCCCATCACGATGATCATCTACTTCGGTCTGTCGATCCTCGGCGGCCTGTGGATGCCGAGCACGACCTTCCCGAAGATCCTCCAGGACATCGCGAAGTGGCTGCCCACGCACGCGTACGCTGCTCTCGGGCGGGCGATCGAGCAGAGCCAGGCCCCGCACGCGACGGACATCGCCATCCTCGCCGTCTACTTCGTCCTGTTCGCGGGCGGCGCGGCCTGGCTGTACCGGAAGGACACGCTGAAGGCGTGA
- a CDS encoding bifunctional succinyldiaminopimelate transaminase/glutamate-prephenate aminotransferase: MSAVSDRLPTFPWDKLEPYKKTAAAHPGGIVDLSVGTPVDAVPELIQKALIDAADSPGYPTVWGTPALRDAITGWLERRLGAREVTHRHVLPVVGSKELVAWLPTQLGLGPGDTVAYPRLAYPTYEVGARLARADYAVYDDPRDLDPANLKLLWLNSPSNPTGRVIPKEDLTAIVAWAREHGVLLVSDECYLELGWEADPVSVLHPDVNGGSYEGIVAVHSLSKRSNLAGYRAAFIAGDPAVLGPLLEIRKHGGMMTSAPTQAAVVAALGDDAHVHEQRERYAARREALRAALLGHGFRIEHSEASLYLWATRDESCWDTVAHLADLGILVAPGDFYGEAGEKFVRVALTATDERVQAAVERL; encoded by the coding sequence GTGTCCGCAGTCTCCGACCGGCTCCCCACCTTCCCCTGGGACAAGCTGGAGCCGTACAAGAAGACGGCCGCCGCGCACCCCGGCGGGATCGTCGACCTGTCCGTGGGCACCCCGGTCGACGCCGTGCCCGAGCTCATCCAGAAGGCCCTGATCGACGCGGCCGACTCCCCGGGCTATCCGACCGTGTGGGGCACGCCGGCGCTGCGTGACGCGATCACCGGCTGGCTGGAGCGCCGCCTCGGCGCCCGCGAGGTCACCCACCGCCATGTCCTGCCAGTGGTCGGCTCCAAGGAACTGGTCGCCTGGCTGCCGACCCAGCTCGGCCTCGGCCCCGGCGACACGGTGGCCTACCCGCGCCTGGCCTACCCGACGTACGAGGTGGGCGCCCGCCTCGCCCGCGCGGACTACGCGGTCTACGACGACCCGCGCGACCTGGACCCGGCGAACCTGAAGCTCCTCTGGCTGAACTCGCCGTCGAACCCGACCGGCAGGGTCATCCCGAAGGAGGACCTGACCGCGATCGTCGCCTGGGCGCGCGAGCACGGCGTTCTGCTGGTCTCCGACGAGTGCTACCTGGAGCTGGGCTGGGAGGCCGACCCGGTCTCGGTCCTGCACCCGGACGTCAACGGCGGCTCGTACGAGGGCATCGTGGCCGTCCACTCCCTGTCCAAGCGCTCCAACCTGGCGGGGTACCGCGCGGCCTTCATCGCCGGCGACCCGGCCGTCCTCGGCCCGCTGCTGGAGATCCGCAAGCACGGCGGCATGATGACCTCGGCGCCGACCCAGGCGGCGGTCGTGGCGGCCCTCGGTGACGACGCCCACGTGCACGAGCAGCGCGAGCGCTACGCGGCCCGCCGCGAGGCCCTGCGCGCGGCCCTCCTCGGCCACGGCTTCCGCATCGAACACAGCGAGGCCAGCCTCTACCTGTGGGCCACGAGGGACGAGTCCTGCTGGGACACGGTCGCCCACCTGGCCGACCTGGGCATCCTGGTGGCCCCGGGGGACTTCTACGGCGAGGCGGGCGAGAAGTTCGTACGGGTGGCACTGACGGCGACGGACGAACGGGTCCAGGCCGCGGTGGAGCGCCTGTAG
- a CDS encoding GNAT family N-acetyltransferase: MEISATGRLEVRITPSDVGKRVSVRRLADPGTTSEKFTDTVGVLTSWTDGVLMITRRDGESVRIPEAVVVAGKVVPAAPARRRGPAASYEELARIVSRGWRPVESERLGDWELRAASGFTRRANSVLPLGDPGLPLDAALDAVRRWYGERGLPAYVQTATGAEGTQELLCAELERRGWVREVTAEVWTGALAPVADRAEGAGVVLAREADEAWLARYQRKGVSEVALRVLGGGPSVWFATVPGGEGAPCPGEAESSGEGEAPAAIGRCVVDGRWAGFAAVEVDPGRRRQGLATEVMAALARRALEEGASAAWLQVETDNAGARALYTELGFTPHHAYHHYRAPQEQPS; this comes from the coding sequence GTGGAAATCTCGGCGACAGGACGTCTGGAAGTCCGAATTACCCCTTCTGACGTGGGGAAACGCGTCTCCGTACGGCGGTTGGCGGACCCTGGCACGACATCGGAGAAGTTCACCGACACGGTGGGTGTTCTCACATCATGGACTGATGGCGTGCTCATGATCACACGCCGGGACGGGGAGAGTGTCCGCATCCCGGAAGCGGTCGTGGTAGCGGGCAAGGTCGTACCGGCGGCCCCCGCGCGCCGGCGCGGCCCCGCCGCCTCGTACGAGGAGCTCGCGCGCATCGTCTCGCGGGGCTGGCGGCCGGTGGAGAGCGAGCGGCTCGGGGACTGGGAACTGCGGGCCGCGTCGGGGTTCACCCGGCGGGCCAACAGTGTGCTGCCGCTCGGCGATCCCGGGCTTCCCCTCGACGCGGCCCTGGACGCCGTACGACGCTGGTACGGAGAGCGTGGTCTGCCCGCCTACGTCCAGACCGCCACCGGCGCCGAGGGCACGCAGGAGCTGCTGTGCGCGGAGCTGGAGCGGCGCGGCTGGGTGCGGGAGGTGACCGCCGAGGTGTGGACCGGTGCCCTGGCGCCGGTCGCGGACCGGGCCGAGGGCGCGGGTGTGGTCCTGGCCCGGGAGGCGGACGAGGCCTGGCTCGCCCGGTACCAGCGCAAGGGGGTGAGCGAGGTGGCCCTGCGGGTGCTCGGGGGCGGCCCGTCGGTGTGGTTCGCGACCGTGCCCGGCGGTGAGGGTGCCCCCTGCCCGGGCGAAGCCGAGAGCTCGGGGGAGGGCGAGGCCCCGGCGGCCATCGGGCGGTGTGTCGTGGACGGGCGGTGGGCCGGGTTCGCCGCCGTCGAGGTGGACCCCGGCCGGCGTCGGCAGGGCCTCGCCACGGAGGTGATGGCCGCGCTGGCCCGGCGAGCCCTGGAGGAGGGCGCGTCGGCGGCCTGGCTCCAGGTCGAGACGGACAACGCCGGCGCCCGCGCCCTCTACACCGAGCTGGGCTTCACCCCGCACCACGCGTACCACCACTACCGGGCACCGCAGGAGCAACCGTCGTAG
- a CDS encoding heavy metal transporter, producing MSEPSPTRPKRRGRVFRYTAALLVLCGVAAYLVVQYVTGGGGARGCKVVSDTGDGTSYEFTPEQASNAATIAAVGTGRGMPERAVTIALATAIQESGLRNIQHGDRDSLGLFQQRPSQGWGTQQQILDPAYAAGIFYAHLARVPGYTELPLTEAAQRVQLSGYPEAYAKHESDATLLAAALTGTASATLTCDGRPQAGVTTGPDAVRSALVRDFGRDALQETGAEVGGVPVPSPSPAPSVTATAQGRTVTVPVPQGTRTDASGRGERQRGWQLAQWAVANSSALHIQRVSYAGREWTAGSTSDQWRTAVGDGTGGADPSQGVVRIVAGQ from the coding sequence GTGTCAGAGCCGTCCCCCACCCGTCCCAAGCGTCGCGGTCGTGTTTTCCGTTACACCGCGGCCCTGTTGGTCCTCTGCGGTGTCGCCGCCTATCTCGTGGTGCAGTACGTCACCGGGGGAGGTGGGGCGCGCGGCTGCAAGGTGGTGTCGGACACCGGTGACGGTACGTCGTACGAGTTCACGCCGGAGCAGGCGTCGAACGCGGCGACGATCGCGGCCGTCGGCACCGGGCGCGGGATGCCCGAGCGGGCCGTGACGATCGCGCTGGCCACGGCCATCCAGGAGTCCGGGCTGCGCAACATCCAGCACGGCGACCGGGATTCGCTGGGCCTGTTCCAGCAGCGGCCCTCGCAGGGCTGGGGCACCCAGCAGCAGATCCTGGACCCGGCGTACGCGGCGGGCATCTTCTACGCCCATCTGGCGCGGGTGCCGGGCTACACCGAGCTGCCGCTGACCGAGGCGGCCCAGCGGGTGCAGCTCAGCGGCTACCCGGAGGCGTACGCCAAGCACGAGTCGGACGCCACGCTGCTGGCGGCGGCCCTGACGGGGACCGCGTCAGCCACGCTGACCTGCGACGGGCGTCCGCAGGCGGGGGTGACGACCGGTCCGGACGCCGTGCGCAGCGCGCTGGTACGGGACTTCGGGCGCGACGCGCTCCAGGAGACCGGGGCGGAGGTGGGCGGTGTCCCGGTGCCGTCGCCGTCTCCGGCGCCGAGCGTGACCGCGACCGCGCAGGGGCGGACGGTGACCGTTCCGGTGCCGCAGGGCACGCGGACGGACGCGAGCGGGCGCGGCGAGCGGCAGCGGGGCTGGCAGCTGGCGCAGTGGGCGGTCGCGAACTCGTCGGCGCTGCACATCCAGCGGGTGTCGTACGCGGGGCGCGAGTGGACCGCCGGGAGCACCAGCGACCAGTGGAGGACGGCCGTCGGGGACGGGACCGGTGGGGCGGACCCGTCGCAGGGGGTCGTCCGGATCGTGGCCGGACAGTAG
- a CDS encoding DUF6113 family protein → MSNNQPGSLLAQPLQRPSAARMAAYAGLFLLGAVVGLAGTLLQAAWFPGGLLLGFAGAAGTFLGGAYATGGRGGAAAPVAGWIIAVILLTTSRPEGDFLFAAGGASYLFLLGGMALAVICATLGAGRQPGGGPARLGK, encoded by the coding sequence GTGAGCAACAACCAGCCGGGCTCGCTGCTCGCCCAGCCGCTGCAACGCCCCTCCGCCGCACGGATGGCGGCCTACGCCGGCCTCTTCCTCCTCGGGGCCGTCGTCGGCCTCGCCGGGACCCTGCTGCAGGCCGCCTGGTTCCCCGGCGGGCTGCTCCTCGGCTTCGCCGGCGCGGCCGGGACCTTCCTCGGCGGGGCGTACGCCACCGGCGGCCGGGGCGGGGCCGCGGCACCGGTGGCCGGCTGGATCATCGCCGTCATCCTGCTCACCACCTCGCGTCCCGAAGGCGACTTCCTGTTCGCCGCCGGAGGCGCCTCCTATCTCTTCCTGCTGGGCGGCATGGCGCTCGCTGTGATCTGCGCCACCCTTGGCGCCGGGCGGCAACCCGGGGGCGGTCCTGCCCGACTTGGCAAGTGA
- a CDS encoding transglutaminase-like domain-containing protein, translating into MRHPHLPPPHPPSPERAAELRRRFAEEARAERPDLAALCLLIGATADGELDEAGIDVAQLELDRLAGELPYRPGGPRAWAEAVRRLLGGRYGFHGTPGDYQRLESSLLHEVLRRRRGLPILLSVVWLEVARRAGAPVYGVALPGHFVVGFGTAEEQVLADPFEGGRVLTGTDAELLVVGATGAPLDPGMLEPAPPLEVVQRILNNIRAWATARPERSDVALSAVELALLVPSHPARLRYERGQLLVQRGEFVTGAEELDAYADLIEVVDESTAHKVRQQARTARAMLN; encoded by the coding sequence ATGCGTCACCCGCATCTGCCGCCGCCGCATCCGCCCTCGCCGGAGCGGGCGGCCGAGCTGCGCCGCAGGTTCGCCGAGGAGGCGCGGGCCGAGCGGCCGGATCTGGCGGCGTTGTGTCTGCTGATCGGGGCCACGGCGGACGGGGAGCTGGACGAGGCCGGGATCGACGTGGCGCAGCTGGAGCTGGACCGGCTGGCGGGCGAGCTGCCGTACCGGCCGGGCGGGCCGCGCGCGTGGGCGGAGGCCGTACGACGGCTGCTGGGCGGGCGCTACGGGTTCCACGGGACGCCCGGCGACTACCAGCGGCTGGAGTCGTCCCTGCTGCACGAGGTGCTGCGGCGCCGGCGCGGGCTGCCGATCCTGCTGTCGGTGGTGTGGCTGGAGGTCGCCCGGCGGGCGGGCGCCCCGGTGTACGGGGTCGCGCTGCCGGGGCACTTCGTGGTCGGGTTCGGCACCGCCGAGGAGCAGGTGCTGGCCGATCCGTTCGAGGGCGGGCGGGTGCTGACCGGGACCGACGCGGAGCTGCTGGTGGTGGGGGCCACGGGGGCGCCGCTGGATCCCGGGATGCTGGAACCCGCGCCGCCGCTGGAGGTCGTCCAGCGGATCCTCAACAACATCCGCGCCTGGGCCACCGCCCGGCCCGAGCGGTCGGACGTGGCGCTGTCGGCCGTGGAGCTGGCCCTGCTGGTGCCGTCGCATCCGGCGCGGCTGCGCTACGAGCGGGGCCAACTGCTCGTGCAACGCGGCGAGTTCGTGACCGGTGCGGAGGAACTGGACGCCTACGCCGACCTGATCGAGGTCGTCGACGAGTCGACCGCCCACAAGGTGCGGCAACAGGCACGGACAGCACGGGCGATGCTCAACTGA